A window from Toxoplasma gondii ME49 chromosome IX, whole genome shotgun sequence encodes these proteins:
- a CDS encoding hypothetical protein (encoded by transcript TGME49_264900) — protein sequence MEEGQGLHRRGAGRSFASGTGESLDVSPGMHRRATSSLYREDAGRESETPSRNSCGRLRSDEEVEALYAGLDFVGQTIEASKVKYTWLLTIKGVKHEVAFFHSKVTGKKRLIVDGRIINEQFSMRAHKFLYSWPLQEHLLSIFFEASGGLFHLTIDGLPFSYFKRRNRMQRHPHLAAEERRGHSSAYATAAACIAASSGALPASVSLPGRQGSAVSFAPAPVEGPLRPVSSSHGVSSRHRSSLPSNVPTAAGPRSRLATSDEPPAASAGAAGTEERRRAEGRREEGRRGEAKIGEGRREEGREEGRRDEGKIGDGRREEGREEGRRDEGKIGDGRREEGREDEGRREEGKREEGNRGEGKRGEGRREEGRRGEAKIGEGRREEGREEGRRDEGKIGDGRREEGREDEGRREEGKREEGNRGEGKRGEGRREGGRGEGRGAETASGAMESKRVEGTRSGEICESQGSEEGGVDLLELFGASAPPPKQNSLSLLAMGSGLVFASDSPREPERCTSSLDALPLSVFAPHYGEPRGREPDAFASASPQCASFHSRSAQESSLSSSPLPLCSAGVRRERVDADQEFAAGSAFVRRDIPFSAAAPEASLATPWAAKDSDAAFAFSHSPPGISEASLPQLQGWCTTPGATAKNPLAGTEAGDVRLPSPLSSPAFCVSPQHSPRPREASSACDRSERERGPGKSTGQEQRFSFQQSETLDASAPLALLAGDAQKNATVAVSLRGASPSLSTFDGSGGRPRAAERQSALAPEEDRACWSPRRDEVATAAAPSEEGRFLGKLTGLKEWGDGERCLRLEAERHTEREELRASENSGGGGASQEAARRQRSPETCVEIGWGGAGGERGERVRREGRSENAGHENSGRTVFFSSGVGRQDGSFFSVAGDDSRPGLSAGEKAGEKVTDTQRQEMGKNIERTQAARREEAEEEEKDPFADLMSLAGSKFQLPTHAEPTASGDARSSHLAF from the exons ATGGAGGAGGGACAGGGACTTCACAGGCGAGGCGCGGGGAGGTCTTTCGCGTCGGGCACTGGCGAGAGTCTGGACGTCTCCCCAGGAATGCACCGAAGGGcaacttcttctctctatcGCGAGGACGCGgggagagagtcagagactCCGTCAAGAAACAGCTGTGGCAGACTGCGGAGTGATGAGGAAGTCGAGGCGCTCTACGCAGGCCTCGATTTTGTGGGCCAAACTATCGAAGCCTCGAAAGTCAAGTACACCTGG CTGCTAACGATCAAAGGAGTGAAACATGAAGTCGCGTTTTTCCACTCGAAAGTGACTGGAAAGAAGCGCCTCATCGTCGATGGCCGCATCATCAACGAGCAGTTCAG CATGCGAGCGCACAAGTTCCTCTACAGCTGGCCGCTGCAGGAgcatcttctctcgattTTCTTCGAGGCCTCGGGGGGACTCTTTCACCTGACAATCGACGGCCTGCCCTTCTCCTACTTCAAGCGCCGcaaccgcatgcagcgccaTCCTCATCTGGCGGCGGAGGAACGCAGAG GACATTCGTCGGCGTATGCAactgcagctgcatgcatcgctgCGAGTTCAGGAGCATTGCCTGCTTCGGTCTCCTTGCCTGGGCGACAAggctctgctgtctccttcgccccCGCGCCTGTAGAAGGCCCTTTAcggcctgtctcttcttctcacggtgtctcttctcgccaccgctcttctctcccctcgaaCGTCCCCACAGCGGCCGGACCAAGAAGCCGCCTGGCAACTTCAGACGAACCTCCAGCCGCATCAGCAGGCGCTGCAGGCacagaggaacgaagaagagcagaagggagaagagaagaagggaggagaggagaagcaaagataggagaagggagaagagaagaaggaagggaagaagggaggagagatgAAGGAAAGAtaggagacgggagaagagaagaaggaagggaagaagggaggagagatgAAGGAAAGAtaggagacgggagaagagaagaaggaagggaagacgaagggaggagagaagaaggaaagagagaagaaggaaacagaggagaaggaaagagaggagaagggagaagagaagaagggaggagaggagaagcaaagataggagaagggagaagagaagaaggaagggaagaagggaggagagatgAAGGAAAGAtaggagacgggagaagagaagaaggaagggaagacgaagggaggagagaagaaggaaagagagaagaaggaaacagaggagaaggaaagagaggagaagggagaagagaaggaggaagaggagaaggaaggggagCAGAAACCGCAAGTGGAGCAATGGAGAGTAAACGAGTAGAAGGAACTCGATCAGGAGAGATCTGCGAGTCTCAAGGCAGCGAAGAGGGTGGTGTAGATCTCTTAG AGTTGTTTGGAGCGTCCGCCCCGCCTCCCAAGCAGaacagtctctctctcctggccATGGGATCTGGTCTCGTATTTGCTTCTGACTCGCCTCGCGAACCAGAGCGCTGcacttcctctctcgacgcCTTGCCTCTCTCGGTCTTCGCCCCCCATTACGGAGAACCGCGAGGGCGGGAGCCTGAtgctttcgcttctgcttctcctcaaTGCGCTTCGTTTCACTCTCGCTCTGCGCAAGagtcgtctttgtcttcatcccctctccctctgtgcTCCGCTGGGGTGCGTCGAGAACGCGTGGACGCTGACCAAGAGTTCGCAGCTGGCTCTGCCTTTGTGAGGCGAGACATCCCTTTCTCGGCTGCTGCTCCCGAGGCCTCGCTCGCCACACCATGGGCCGCAAAAGACTCGGACGCTgcttttgcgttttctcaCTCTCCGCCGGGCATCTCTGAAGCGTCGCTGCCGCAGCTTCAGGGATGGTGCACGACCCCGGGAGCAACTGCGAAGAATCCTTTGGCGGGCACTGAGGCGGGAGATGTGCGactgccttctcctctgagttctcccgcgttttgcgtctctccacaGCACAGCCCTCGACCGAGGGAGGCGAGTTCCGCCTGCGACCGGAgtgagagggagagaggcccGGGGAAGAGCACAGGCCAGGAGCAGCGATTCTCTTTTCAGCAATCGGAGACGCTCGAtgcttctgctcctcttgCGCTCCTCGCGggagacgcacagaaaaacgcgactgttgccgtttctcttcgcggtgcctcgccgtctctctcgactttcgACGGATCTGGAGGGCGCCCTCGAGCCGCGGAGCGTCAGAGCGCTCTGGCGCCTGAGGAGGACCGGGCATGTTGGTCTCCTcgcagagacgaagtcgCGACAGCTGCAGCGCCTTCCGAAGAAGGTCGTTTCCTCGGCAAGTTAACAGGATTAAAGGAATGGGGAGACGGGGAACGGTGTCTTCGGttggaagcagaaagacacaccgaaagagaagaactgcgAGCAAGTGAAAACTCCGGAGGCGGTGGCGCTTCACAGGAAGCAGCGCGAAGACAACGAAGCCCCGAGACCTGCGTCGAAATCGGGTGGGGAGgagcgggaggagagagaggagagagagtgagaagagaaggaagaagcgagaacgcAGGACATGAGAACTCGGGAAGAactgtcttcttcagttcAGGAGTCGGGAGACAGGATGGAAGCTTCTTCAGCGTAGCAGGCGACGACAGCAGGCCGGGACTGAgtgcgggagagaaggctgGGGAGAAGGTGACagacacgcagagacaggagatgGGGAAGAACATCGAGAGGACCCAggccgcgagaagagaggaggcggaagaggaagagaaagatcCATTTGCAGACTTGATGAGCCTCGCAGGCTCGAAGTTTCAACtcccgacgcatgcagagccgaCCGCATCCGGCGACGCGCGCTCCTCACACCTGGCTTTCtaa